Proteins encoded by one window of Pseudomonas coleopterorum:
- the cysS gene encoding cysteine--tRNA ligase: MLNIYNTLSKSKEVFTPLDGNKVRMYVCGMTVYDYCHLGHGRSMVAFDLVTRWLRYSGYELTYVRNITDIDDKIINRARDNGESFDALTARMIDAMHEDEARLNILKPDQEPRATDHIPGMLAMIQTLIDKGYAYAPGNGDVYYRVGKFQGYGKLSRKKIEDLRRGARIEVEEAKQDPLDFVLWKGVKPGEPSWESPWGPGRPGWHIECSVMSTCCLGDTFDIHGGGNDLEFPHHENEIAQSEAATGKPYANAWLHCGMIRINGEKMSKSLNNFFTIRDVLEKYQPEVVRYLLVSSHYRSSINYSEDSLKEAKGALERFYHALKGLPKVAAAGGEAFVERFANAMNDDFGTPEACAVLFDLVREINRLRDSDVDAAAGLAGRLRELGGLLGVLQLDSDEFLQAGAAGRVDAAQVDTLIAARLAARANKDWAESDRIRDELTAMGVVLEDSKGVTTWRLAD, translated from the coding sequence GTGCTGAACATCTACAACACGCTGAGCAAGAGCAAAGAGGTTTTCACGCCGCTGGACGGCAACAAGGTGCGCATGTACGTGTGCGGCATGACCGTGTACGACTACTGCCATCTGGGCCACGGCCGCAGCATGGTCGCCTTCGACCTGGTCACGCGCTGGCTGCGCTACAGCGGCTATGAGCTGACCTACGTACGCAACATCACCGACATCGACGACAAGATCATCAACCGGGCGCGGGACAACGGCGAAAGCTTCGATGCCCTGACCGCGCGCATGATCGACGCGATGCATGAAGACGAAGCGCGCCTGAACATCCTCAAGCCGGACCAGGAGCCGCGTGCCACCGACCACATCCCGGGCATGCTGGCGATGATCCAGACCTTGATCGACAAGGGCTACGCCTACGCACCGGGCAACGGCGACGTGTACTACCGGGTCGGCAAGTTCCAGGGCTACGGCAAGCTGTCGCGCAAGAAGATCGAAGACCTGCGCAGGGGTGCGCGCATCGAGGTGGAAGAGGCCAAGCAGGATCCGCTCGATTTCGTCCTGTGGAAGGGCGTCAAGCCTGGCGAGCCAAGCTGGGAGTCACCGTGGGGCCCAGGCCGTCCGGGCTGGCACATCGAGTGCTCGGTGATGTCGACCTGCTGCCTGGGCGACACCTTCGACATCCACGGCGGTGGCAACGATCTGGAATTCCCGCACCACGAGAACGAGATCGCCCAGAGCGAGGCGGCCACCGGCAAGCCTTACGCCAACGCCTGGCTGCATTGCGGGATGATCCGTATCAACGGCGAGAAGATGTCCAAGTCGTTGAACAACTTCTTCACCATCCGCGATGTGCTGGAGAAGTATCAGCCCGAGGTGGTGCGCTACCTGCTGGTCTCAAGCCACTACCGCAGTTCGATCAACTACTCCGAAGACAGCCTCAAAGAGGCCAAGGGCGCGCTGGAGCGTTTCTATCATGCGCTCAAGGGCTTGCCCAAGGTGGCGGCGGCGGGCGGCGAGGCATTCGTCGAACGCTTTGCCAATGCCATGAACGATGATTTCGGCACGCCGGAAGCCTGTGCGGTGTTGTTCGATCTGGTGCGCGAGATCAACCGGTTGCGCGACAGCGATGTCGACGCTGCCGCGGGTTTGGCCGGCCGCCTGCGCGAATTGGGTGGATTGCTCGGCGTATTGCAACTGGACTCCGACGAATTCCTGCAAGCCGGCGCTGCCGGTCGCGTCGATGCGGCCCAGGTGGACACCCTCATCGCCGCACGCCTGGCTGCCCGGGCCAACAAGGACTGGGCCGAATCGGACCGCATTCGCGACGAGTTGACGGCCATGGGGGTGGTGCTGGAAGACAGCAAAGGTGTCACGACCTGGCGGTTGGCGGACTGA